The following proteins come from a genomic window of Miscanthus floridulus cultivar M001 chromosome 2, ASM1932011v1, whole genome shotgun sequence:
- the LOC136539801 gene encoding uncharacterized protein gives MGGRGGGGGRKARNFATFRLFPRAGAADPNDRVFVRVDNNDYTVPGFADEDSFDPSLSDPSAGDGNFHSASGPLPEHVRREILELGLPDDGYNYLSHLRELRPAAASSFVPSSTARPEPLPLDVKAYDASRVRVGPSDGELDEGKTMCKVAAKTAPVRRIEKAVDPDVVRLLDESDVSHVGSEDEGLEEDFVIIANRAEGEELEEEDIEEMEEWNGVLSDVEEEEFDFEEDEPKPRVRRLLDEQFDLLALEEYGDSDDDDRVVKDGEYELPSEAIDELKLFQSQNVCVDEEYRTPADFVHQKVDSSTTDEVDESARVIKKCAEYAERFLNETAEEEVVVLVSESSDESEVWDCETIVSTFSNLDNHPGKIETPGIPRKRLPRVFPGETTTTNDIIKLHGKEKLPVEYLPQRRRNGEKEKKVKPVEASVTDKFKKGAEKETKEEKKARKAAVKEEKKEARKAKKELKGLYKSETQKAQKVAAVTGPSSIRLM, from the exons atgggaggaagaggaggcggcggcggccgcaaGGCCCGCAACTTCGCGACCTTCCGCCTCTTTCcgcgcgccggcgccgccgacCCCAACGACCGCGTCTTCGTACGCGTCGACAACAACGACTACACCGTCCCCGGGTTCGCCGACGAGGACTCCTTCGACCCATCCCTGTCCGACCCCTCCGCCGGCGATGGAAACTTCCACTCCGCCTCCGGTCCCCTCCCGGAACACGTCCGCCGCGAGATCCTCGAGCTCGGCCTCCCCGACGATGGTTACAACTACCTCTCTCACCTCCGCGAGCTCCGTCCCGCCGCCGCCTCATCCTTCGTCCCCAGCTCCACCGCTCGCCCCGAGCCCCTCCCGCTCGATGTCAAG GCTTATGATGCAAGTAGGGTACGTGTTGGTCCCAGCGACGGTGAACTGGACGAGGGGAAGACGATGTGTAAGGTGGCTGCCAAGACTGCACCAGTGAGGCGAATTGAGAAGGCTGTCGACCCAGATGTCGTCAGGTTGCTCGATGAGAGCGATGTGTCTCATGTTGGGTCTGAGGATGAGGGGCTGGAGGAAGATTTTGTCATCATAGCTAACCGGGCTGAGGGggaggagttggaggaagaagaCATAGAAGAGATGGAAGAGTGGAATGGTGTTTTGAGTGATGTGGAAGAGGAGGAGTTCGATTTTGAGGAGGATGAGCCAAAGCCAAGAGTGAGACGGTTGCTGGATGAACAATTTGATCTG CTTGCTTTGGAAGAATATGgagacagtgatgatgatgacaggGTCGTTAAAGATGGGGAATATGAACTGCCAAGTGAGGCTATAGATGAACTGAAATTGTTCCAAAGTCAGAATGTATGTGTTGATGAAGAATATAGAACACCAGCAGATTTTGTTCATCAAAAAGTGGACTCAAGCACGACAGATGAGGTGGATGAATCTGCTCGTGTGATAAAAAAATGTGCTGAATATGCTGAAAGGTTTTTAAATGAAACtgcagaagaagaggtggttgtaCTTGTTTCGGAAAGCAGTGACGAATCTGAAGTTTGGGACTGTGAGACCATTGTTTCCACATTCTCTAACCTTGATAACCATCCTGGGAAAATTGAAACTCCAGGAATCCCCAGAAAGCGGCTCCCTAGAGTTTTCCCTGGAGAAACAACTACGACAAATGACATCATCAAGCTTCATGGGAAAGAGAAACTGCCAGTAGAATACCTGCCACAGAGGAGAAGAAAtggtgaaaaggagaagaaagtaAAGCCTGTAGAAGCTTCTGTCACTGATAAATTTAAAAAAGGAGctgaaaaggaaacaaaagaggAGAAGAAGGCAAGAAAG GCAGCagtgaaagaagaaaagaaagaagcccGGAAAGCAAAGAAAGAGCTCAAAGGCCTGTATAAATCAGAAACACAGAAGGCTCAGAAAGTTGCTGCTGTTACTGGACCATCTTCCATACGATTAAT GTGA
- the LOC136539802 gene encoding heavy metal-associated isoprenylated plant protein 12-like, with translation MPDSKKIVLKVDVVGDGCKAKAMSTVAKFQGVKSVAVDGEGTLTVVGEVDVVRVAKALRKARFEARVLSVGPEKQPDNKKPDEAAKKPAADQEAKKPPPPPCCAGCSACRPPPVLVPAHAHPFPGAVVCYEEQAAGNGCVIL, from the exons ATGCCGGACTCCAAG AAGATTGTGCTGAAGGTGGACGTCGTCGGCGATGGGTGCAAGGCCAAAGCCATGAGCACCGTCGCCAAGTTCCAGG GGGTGAAGTCGGTGGCGGTGGACGGGGAGGGGACGCTGACGGTGGTGGGGGAGGTGGACGTGGTGCGCGTGGCCAAGGCGCTGCGCAAGGCCAGGTTCGAGGCGCGCGTCCTCAGCGTCGGCCCGGAGAAGCAGCCGGACAACAAGAAGCCCGACGAGGCCGCCAAGAAACCCGCCGCCGACCAGGAGGCcaagaagccgccgccgccgccgtgctgcgCCGGCTGCAGCGCCTGCCGTCCACCACCAGTTCTAGTCCCGGCGCACGCGCATCCTTTCCCCGGTGCCGTGGTGTGCTACGAGGAGCAGGCCGCGGGCAACGGATGCGTCATCCTCTGA